The Papaver somniferum cultivar HN1 unplaced genomic scaffold, ASM357369v1 unplaced-scaffold_107, whole genome shotgun sequence genome includes a region encoding these proteins:
- the LOC113328347 gene encoding uncharacterized protein LOC113328347 gives MLITTKTTNSPASDDELSLSIPILEIKTQYGHDFINISPPTNHDLIETRILSPRYSKNVTVIGGGGGVGLGIVAALDNFSCTVDGEKTVTKLTCGTNRSNPIAISTINKYTNGINPKGCEGLGSVEMATSTTGGATSVTRSVYCDGGIQNMRNQRLKKWRQVGVFYESPSPVFYNSSVVARDYPPSDFLSSCYLCRKKLHGKDIYMYRGEKAFCSTECRYKQIADDERKDKKRPRRRNEVSRSSFDISSSAGGSPYLEDHLFSPGIMAI, from the exons ATGTTGATCACTACCAAAACAACTAATTCACCTGCTAGTGATGATGAGCTTAGCCTCTCAATtccaattctagagatcaaaacccAATATGGTCATGATTTCATCAACATTAGTCCTCCTACTAATCATGATCTAATAGAGACTAGAATTCTATCTCCAAGGTACTCCAAAAACGTCACCGTCATCGGAGGCGGAGGCGGTGTTGGTCTGGGTATTGTTGCTGCACTTGACAACTTCAGTTGCACAGTGGACGGGGAGAAAACCGTGACCAAACTCACCTGCGGTACTAATCGCTCTAATCCGATTGCCATATCGACTATTAATAAGTATACTAATGGTATTAATCCCAAAGGATGTGAAGGTTTAGGAAGTGTGGAGATGGCTACTAGTACTACTGGTGGTGCTACTAGTGTAACAAGATCAGTGTATTGTGATGGAGGTATTCAAAATATGAGAAATCAAAGATTGAAAAAATGGAGACAAGTTGGTGTGTTTTATGAATCGCCGTCGCCGGTATTTTATAATTCAAGCGTCGTTGCCAGAGATTATCCTCCATCGGATTTTCTTAGTTCATGTTATTTATGTAGGAAAAAGCTGCATGGGAAAGATATATACATGTACAG aggtGAAAAAGCATTTTGTAGTACAGAATGCCGGTACAAACAAATAGCTGACGATGAACGTAAAGATAAGAAGCGTCCTCGTCGTAGAAATGAAGTTTCGAGATCATCTTTCGATATATCATCATCCGCGGGTGGCTCACCTTACTTGGAGGATCATCTTTTCTCTCCTGGAATAATGGCAATATGA